One part of the Musa acuminata AAA Group cultivar baxijiao chromosome BXJ1-5, Cavendish_Baxijiao_AAA, whole genome shotgun sequence genome encodes these proteins:
- the LOC135674168 gene encoding temperature-induced lipocalin-1-like, translated as MGKTAKEMTVVKGVDLERYMGRWYEIASIPSRFQPRDGANTRATYTLRSDGTVHVLNETWSGGRRGSIEGTAYRADPASDDAKLKVKFYVPPFFPIFPVVGDYWVLYLDDDYQYALIGQPSRTYLWILCRQTHMDEEVYNMLLEKAKEEGYDVQKLHKTPQADPPPEEESAPEDKKGIWWIKSLLGK; from the exons ATGGGGAAGACGGCGAAGGAGATGACGGTGGTGAAGGGGGTTGACCTGGAGCGGTACATGGGGCGGTGGTACGAGATCGCCTCCATCCCCTCCCGCTTCCAGCCGCGGGACGGGGCCAACACGCGCGCCACCTACACGCTGCGCTCGGACGGCACCGTCCATGTCCTCAACGAGACCTGGAGCGGCGGCCGGCGCGGATCAATCGAGGGCACCGCCTACAGGGCCGACCCCGCCAGCGACGATGCCAAGCTCAAGGTCAAGTTCTACGTGCCCCCCTTCTTCCCCATCTTCCCCGTCGTCGGCGACTACTGGGTGCTCTACCTCGACGACGACTATCAGTACGCCCTCATCGGCCAGCCTTCCCGCACTTACCTCTGG ATACTGTGCAGGCAAACACACATGGATGAGGAGGTATACAACATGCTGTTAGAGAAGGCTAAGGAAGAAGGTTATGATGTGCAGAAACTGCACAAAACACCTCAAGCAGATCCTCCTCCAGAAGAGGAGTCAGCTCCTGAGGACAAGAAAGGCATCTGGTGGATCAAATCCCTGCTTGGCAAATGA